The Hyalangium ruber genome includes the window TGCTCGCCACCGTGTCCCTGACCGGTCTGGCCTGCACCAAGAACCCCGAGGTGGCCCCCGCCGACAAGGCCGGAGCCGCACCTACACCCACGGCCGCGCCCACCACGCCCGCCCAGCCCCCCGCGAAGGCCCCCGCGGCCGCCGAGGGCAACCCCCTGGCGGGTATTCCGGGCATGGACTTCTCCGCGCTGCCGCCCACGGCCCAGCGCGAGCTGGCCACCGTCTTCAGTGACGAGTTCTGCTACTGCGGCTGCCCCCACACCCTGGGCGCCTGCCTCAAGCAGCACACCGGGTGCCGCCACGCCAAGCGCATGGCGCGGCTGTCGGCGATGAGCGTGGCCGACGGCATGCCGGCCACCGAGGTGATTGTGAGCCTGTCGCGCTACTACGCCACGTTCCGCGAGCGCCGGGTGGAGCTGAAGGTGGACCCGCGCATGTGCATGGGCGACGCCAACGCCCCGGTGACGCTGGCGGAGTTCTCCGACTTCGAGTGCCCCTTCTGCGCCAAGGCCCGTCCCATCCTCGAGGACTTCGCCAAGAAGAACCCCCAGGTGCGCTTCTGCTACCTGCCTTTCCCGCTGCCGGGCCACGCCAACGCCATCCCCGCGGGGCAGGCGGCGCTGTGGGCGCGCGACCAGGGCAAGTTCTGGGAGATGCATGACGCGCTCTTCATGAACCAGCAGAACCTGTCCCCCGCGGCCCTGCCGGCCCTGGCCGAGAAGATCGGCCTGTCGGGCGCCAAGCTCCAGGAGGTGCTCAAGGCGGGCACCTACGTGCAGGAGCTGGAGTCCTTCAAGGCCATGGGTCGGGCGGCCAACATCTCGGGCACGCCGGCGCTCTTCTTCAACGGGCGCACCTACAGCCTGGGGCTCGAGCCGGAGCAGCTCGCCCACAGCGTGGAGGACGAGATCGAGTGGCGCACCCACAACA containing:
- a CDS encoding DsbA family protein, with translation MFPPCWKRVVLLLATVSLTGLACTKNPEVAPADKAGAAPTPTAAPTTPAQPPAKAPAAAEGNPLAGIPGMDFSALPPTAQRELATVFSDEFCYCGCPHTLGACLKQHTGCRHAKRMARLSAMSVADGMPATEVIVSLSRYYATFRERRVELKVDPRMCMGDANAPVTLAEFSDFECPFCAKARPILEDFAKKNPQVRFCYLPFPLPGHANAIPAGQAALWARDQGKFWEMHDALFMNQQNLSPAALPALAEKIGLSGAKLQEVLKAGTYVQELESFKAMGRAANISGTPALFFNGRTYSLGLEPEQLAHSVEDEIEWRTHNNAWGAD